The proteins below come from a single Afipia sp. P52-10 genomic window:
- the clpS gene encoding ATP-dependent Clp protease adapter ClpS, whose product MSNDEGRSTGPGAPGTSVITKVKPKTKRPNLYRVLILNDDYTPMEFVVHVIERFFNKDVETATKIMLHVHQHGIGECGIFTYEVAETKVTQVMDFARKHQHPLQCVMEKK is encoded by the coding sequence ATGAGCAACGACGAGGGCCGCTCGACCGGACCCGGCGCGCCCGGAACGTCCGTCATTACCAAGGTGAAGCCGAAGACGAAACGGCCGAACCTCTACCGCGTTCTTATCCTGAACGACGACTACACGCCGATGGAGTTCGTCGTTCATGTGATCGAGCGATTTTTCAACAAGGACGTGGAGACCGCCACCAAAATCATGCTGCACGTTCATCAGCACGGGATCGGCGAGTGCGGCATTTTTACGTACGAGGTCGCCGAGACCAAAGTGACGCAGGTGATGGATTTTGCGCGCAAGCATCAACATCCTTTGCAATGCGTGATGGAAAAGAAGTAG
- a CDS encoding pentapeptide repeat-containing protein, with the protein MDLHHVKERLHVHDADISGSAYDDVNMSGSTFHNINLSGCTLQQINMSGATFEDCNLSGWRVHDVNLAGLRIANANLAGVSISESLMDGMTIDGIAVSDLLAAYRARQQDGQ; encoded by the coding sequence ATGGACCTGCACCACGTCAAGGAGCGTCTTCATGTGCACGATGCCGACATTTCGGGCTCGGCCTATGACGACGTGAACATGTCCGGCTCGACATTCCACAACATCAATCTCTCCGGCTGCACGTTGCAGCAGATCAACATGTCGGGCGCGACGTTCGAGGATTGCAATTTGTCCGGCTGGCGCGTGCACGACGTCAACCTCGCCGGCCTGCGCATCGCCAACGCCAACCTCGCCGGCGTTTCGATTTCGGAAAGCCTGATGGATGGCATGACCATCGACGGGATCGCCGTCTCCGATCTGCTCGCCGCTTATCGCGCGAGGCAGCAAGACGGCCAATGA
- a CDS encoding TadE/TadG family type IV pilus assembly protein has protein sequence MPIPSVTDWLKHSAARFARAEQGNVAMMLAIALVPIIGFIGAAVDYTRAVSARSAMQAAADATALMISKEASTLSADQLLTKAKAYFNALYTRSDVSNVTFNAIYSPNSGNGASVKVDAFGNMQTDFMRVAGLQNLDISASSTTKWGNIRYRIALALDNTGSMKDADKIGELQKAATKLINDFYAMATTDADVYISIVPFAKDVNIGTGFRTSNWLRWDSDPQNEDPTGWNDVNGSCSKSLGWWVTPNKSNCQAANGSWTTANKSTWNGCVKDRDRKSTSYDTLNTPPDPAVLGTMVWPEQYDACPTALLPMTPVRSQKQVLIDKINAMKPNGGTNQSIGVFWAWMTHGQNGPFPPLSKDSNYSYIDAVVLLTDGLNTQNRWDGTGSRWEPKVDDRQATLCSNMRTAGIKIFTIQVATDNDALSTVTKNCATEPNNPNYFSYITQAGQMTVQFQNIFKELARLRVAS, from the coding sequence ATGCCGATCCCATCCGTGACTGACTGGTTGAAGCACTCCGCAGCGCGGTTCGCGCGGGCCGAACAAGGCAATGTCGCGATGATGCTGGCCATCGCGCTGGTGCCGATCATCGGCTTTATCGGCGCTGCAGTCGATTACACCCGCGCCGTCTCCGCACGCTCGGCGATGCAGGCCGCCGCCGACGCAACGGCGCTGATGATCTCGAAGGAAGCCTCCACCCTCAGCGCGGATCAGCTCCTGACCAAGGCGAAGGCTTACTTCAACGCGCTCTACACCCGCTCTGACGTATCCAACGTCACCTTCAACGCCATCTACTCGCCCAACTCCGGCAACGGCGCCAGCGTGAAGGTCGATGCTTTCGGCAATATGCAAACCGACTTCATGCGGGTCGCCGGCCTTCAGAACCTCGACATCAGCGCGTCGTCCACCACCAAATGGGGCAACATCCGCTATCGGATCGCGCTGGCGCTAGACAACACCGGCTCGATGAAAGACGCCGACAAGATCGGCGAACTGCAGAAGGCCGCCACCAAGCTGATCAATGACTTCTACGCGATGGCGACCACGGACGCCGACGTCTACATTTCGATCGTGCCGTTTGCCAAGGACGTCAATATCGGCACCGGCTTCAGGACGTCGAACTGGCTGCGCTGGGACAGCGATCCCCAGAACGAGGACCCCACCGGCTGGAACGACGTCAACGGCTCCTGCTCGAAATCGCTGGGATGGTGGGTGACGCCGAACAAGAGCAATTGCCAAGCCGCAAACGGCTCCTGGACGACCGCCAACAAGAGCACCTGGAACGGCTGCGTGAAGGACCGCGACCGGAAGTCGACCAGTTACGACACGCTGAATACGCCGCCCGATCCCGCGGTGCTGGGAACCATGGTCTGGCCCGAGCAGTACGACGCCTGCCCGACGGCTCTGCTGCCGATGACGCCGGTGCGATCGCAAAAGCAGGTGCTGATCGACAAGATCAACGCGATGAAACCGAACGGCGGTACCAACCAGAGCATCGGCGTGTTTTGGGCGTGGATGACGCACGGCCAAAACGGTCCCTTCCCGCCGCTGTCGAAGGATTCCAACTACTCCTACATCGATGCCGTAGTGCTGCTGACCGATGGTCTCAACACCCAGAACCGCTGGGATGGTACCGGGTCCCGCTGGGAGCCAAAGGTTGATGATCGCCAGGCAACCCTGTGCAGCAACATGCGCACCGCCGGCATCAAGATCTTCACGATCCAGGTCGCAACGGACAACGATGCGTTGTCGACCGTCACCAAGAACTGCGCCACCGAGCCTAACAACCCGAACTACTTCAGCTACATCACCCAAGCTGGTCAGATGACGGTGCAGTTCCAGAACATCTTCAAGGAGCTCGCGCGCCTGCGCGTGGCCTCGTGA
- a CDS encoding serine hydrolase, whose product MILRRDVLLGSAASILASSISLSTIRSAWAAGEDIHSLLQDWVDNARQSVGMIACTYDADSQTVTSYGHSGAADSRPLDGDTVFEIGSITKVFTALLLTEMVTRGEVALNDPVAKYLPDAVKMPTRDGKQITLLDLATYTSGLPRIPDGLATNDNPYADYGAEQLYAFLSNHTLRFIPGRHYEYANLGFGLLGHVLALRGGKTYEEMIVSRICEPLGLHDTRITLTDSMRARLAQGHLSNLKPSANWDFQALAGAGALRSTANDLVRFMKATNFAEAGSPLQQPIAMLLQTRRATDLATVKAALGWFVNTNHDDQVVWKDGMTGGYTSFAGFSTMRKSGAVILANAANALNDLGLHLTNPAYKVALYPPQVAVDPAILASYAGIYQMAPTFMLTIRAEGPRLFIRATGQAEYEMFAESDSRFFLRVVDAQGRFMRNKEGAVDRLLWHQNGKYQECPRLP is encoded by the coding sequence ATGATCCTTCGCCGCGACGTCCTCTTGGGTTCCGCCGCAAGCATTCTTGCATCGTCGATCTCGCTATCTACGATCCGCAGCGCCTGGGCGGCTGGCGAGGACATCCACAGCCTGCTGCAGGACTGGGTCGACAACGCACGCCAGAGCGTCGGCATGATCGCATGCACCTACGACGCCGATAGCCAGACCGTCACGTCCTATGGCCACTCGGGAGCAGCCGACAGTCGCCCGCTGGATGGCGACACGGTGTTCGAGATCGGCTCGATCACCAAGGTCTTTACCGCGCTGCTTCTGACCGAGATGGTCACGCGCGGCGAAGTCGCCCTGAACGATCCGGTCGCGAAATATCTGCCCGATGCGGTGAAGATGCCCACCCGCGACGGCAAGCAGATCACGCTATTGGACCTTGCAACCTATACGTCCGGCCTGCCGCGTATTCCGGATGGGCTGGCGACCAACGACAATCCCTACGCAGACTATGGTGCCGAGCAGCTATACGCCTTTCTATCCAATCACACACTTCGCTTCATACCGGGCCGCCATTACGAATACGCAAATCTGGGCTTTGGTCTCCTCGGCCATGTGCTCGCGCTGCGTGGCGGCAAGACCTATGAGGAGATGATCGTCTCACGCATTTGCGAACCGCTCGGGCTGCACGACACTCGCATAACGCTCACGGATTCGATGCGTGCGCGCCTGGCGCAAGGACATCTCTCCAACCTCAAGCCGAGCGCGAACTGGGATTTTCAGGCGCTGGCAGGCGCCGGCGCGTTGCGATCGACGGCGAACGATCTGGTCCGCTTCATGAAGGCGACGAACTTCGCGGAGGCCGGATCGCCGCTCCAGCAGCCGATCGCGATGCTGCTGCAAACCCGTCGCGCAACCGATCTCGCAACGGTTAAGGCCGCACTCGGCTGGTTCGTCAACACGAACCACGATGACCAGGTCGTCTGGAAAGACGGCATGACCGGCGGCTACACCTCGTTCGCGGGCTTCTCCACCATGCGAAAGTCCGGCGCCGTGATCTTGGCGAACGCCGCCAACGCGCTCAACGACCTTGGCCTGCATTTGACCAATCCCGCTTACAAGGTGGCGCTGTACCCCCCGCAGGTCGCTGTCGATCCCGCGATTCTCGCCTCCTATGCCGGCATCTATCAGATGGCGCCAACCTTCATGCTGACCATCCGCGCCGAGGGCCCGCGGCTGTTCATCCGCGCCACCGGACAAGCGGAATACGAGATGTTCGCCGAGAGCGACAGCCGCTTCTTTCTCCGCGTGGTCGATGCGCAGGGTCGATTCATGCGCAACAAGGAGGGCGCCGTGGACCGGCTGCTCTGGCATCAGAACGGGAAATATCAGGAGTGTCCGCGTCTTCCGTAA
- a CDS encoding glutathione S-transferase family protein, which produces MLKLYTAPGTCALASHIALIDAGAAHEIVRVNFKAEEQRKPDYLAINPKARVPALVTPRGILTESPAILAFIAQSHPEAKLAPLSDPFAFAEAQAFNSYICSSLHVAHAHRMRGTRWVEPTDTEALAAMQRKVPKTVAECFALIEQTMFKGPWVLGADYSICDAYLYTAALWMEGDSIDPKGFPKVYDHMQRMAERPSVKQALAAATGR; this is translated from the coding sequence ATGCTGAAACTCTACACCGCCCCAGGCACCTGCGCGCTCGCCTCCCATATCGCCCTGATCGATGCCGGCGCAGCGCATGAGATCGTCCGCGTCAACTTCAAGGCCGAGGAGCAGCGCAAGCCGGACTATCTCGCCATCAACCCGAAAGCGCGCGTGCCGGCGCTGGTGACGCCGCGCGGCATTCTCACCGAAAGCCCGGCAATCCTGGCCTTCATTGCCCAGAGTCATCCGGAAGCGAAGCTTGCGCCGCTGTCCGATCCGTTCGCGTTCGCCGAAGCGCAGGCTTTCAACAGCTATATCTGCTCATCGCTGCATGTGGCGCACGCGCACCGCATGCGCGGCACCCGCTGGGTCGAGCCGACCGACACCGAGGCGCTGGCTGCCATGCAGCGCAAGGTGCCGAAGACGGTGGCCGAATGCTTTGCCCTGATCGAGCAGACGATGTTCAAGGGACCGTGGGTGCTTGGTGCCGACTACTCGATCTGTGACGCCTACCTGTACACGGCCGCCCTGTGGATGGAGGGCGACAGCATCGACCCGAAGGGCTTCCCGAAAGTCTACGACCATATGCAGCGCATGGCCGAACGCCCCTCCGTGAAGCAAGCGCTCGCGGCCGCGACAGGACGTTGA
- a CDS encoding carotenoid oxygenase family protein has translation MDTKSPQAALSAQGQPAYLSGFLGPVPDEIERFELTVEGALPPELSGLYLRNGSNPMPGQDPGHNFTGQGMVHGIRLEGGRAIWYRNRWVKTPTMQGARAVRPDGTRDVTAGVANTSILHYDGRILALVENALPYELTRELDTVGPYDFGGALKSPMTAHPKTDPATGEIHFFGYDFRPPFLVYHVATRDGVLKHSVPLAVTGPTMMHDFAMTARHVIWLDMPVVFDMQLAMGRRGMPYRWSDDYPPRIGVMPRGGSNADVRWFAVKPGYVFHVGNAHEDAQGRIVLDGVYYDRASFDRLWNRLGGASVAATGEPQATKGGVLYQWTLDLANGAVSEGPIDDLSVEFPVVNGERVGRDHRYVYAVNNSFIEDRGGMNVVKFDVKTGERRAHAFERGWIPGEAIFVAAKNATSEDDGWLMSIATHALEDRAQFVVQDASDPALKPVATVTLPRRVPAGFHGAWIAGD, from the coding sequence ATGGACACAAAGTCTCCGCAAGCCGCGTTGAGCGCACAGGGCCAGCCGGCCTACCTGTCGGGTTTCCTCGGGCCGGTGCCGGATGAAATTGAACGGTTTGAACTGACGGTGGAGGGCGCGCTGCCGCCGGAATTGAGCGGCCTCTACCTGCGCAACGGCTCCAATCCGATGCCCGGCCAGGATCCGGGTCACAACTTCACCGGCCAGGGCATGGTGCATGGTATACGGCTCGAAGGCGGACGCGCCATCTGGTATCGCAATCGCTGGGTCAAGACGCCGACCATGCAGGGGGCGCGGGCGGTCCGTCCTGACGGCACGCGCGACGTGACGGCGGGCGTCGCCAACACCTCGATCCTGCATTACGACGGGCGCATCCTCGCGCTGGTCGAGAACGCGCTCCCGTACGAACTGACGCGGGAGCTCGACACTGTCGGGCCGTATGATTTTGGCGGCGCGTTGAAAAGCCCGATGACCGCGCATCCGAAGACCGATCCCGCAACGGGCGAGATCCATTTCTTCGGCTACGATTTTCGTCCGCCATTCCTCGTCTACCATGTCGCCACACGCGACGGTGTGCTGAAACATAGCGTGCCGCTGGCGGTGACGGGCCCGACCATGATGCACGACTTTGCGATGACCGCGCGGCATGTGATCTGGCTCGACATGCCGGTGGTATTCGACATGCAGCTCGCGATGGGACGGCGCGGCATGCCGTATCGCTGGAGCGACGACTATCCACCGCGCATCGGCGTGATGCCGCGTGGCGGCAGCAACGCGGACGTGCGCTGGTTCGCGGTCAAGCCGGGCTATGTCTTCCACGTCGGCAACGCGCATGAGGACGCGCAGGGACGCATCGTGCTCGATGGCGTCTATTACGACCGGGCAAGCTTCGATCGGCTGTGGAACAGGCTCGGTGGAGCGTCTGTGGCTGCAACCGGCGAACCGCAGGCCACCAAGGGTGGCGTGCTGTATCAGTGGACGCTCGACCTTGCGAACGGTGCGGTGAGCGAGGGACCGATCGACGATCTGTCGGTGGAGTTTCCGGTGGTCAATGGCGAGCGCGTTGGGCGTGATCATCGCTACGTTTATGCGGTCAACAACTCGTTCATCGAGGATCGTGGCGGCATGAATGTCGTCAAGTTCGACGTCAAGACCGGTGAGCGCCGCGCGCATGCGTTCGAGCGCGGCTGGATTCCAGGCGAGGCGATCTTCGTGGCGGCCAAAAACGCGACTTCGGAGGACGACGGCTGGCTGATGTCGATCGCTACACACGCATTGGAAGACCGCGCGCAGTTCGTGGTGCAGGACGCGTCCGATCCAGCGCTGAAGCCGGTGGCGACCGTGACGCTGCCGCGCCGGGTGCCCGCGGGCTTCCATGGCGCCTGGATCGCCGGAGACTGA
- the clpA gene encoding ATP-dependent Clp protease ATP-binding subunit ClpA — MPTFSQSLEQSLHRALAIANERHHQYATLEHLLLSLLDDSDAAAVMRACNVDLDKLRGSLVNYLETEFENIVVEGGDDSKPTAGFQRVIQRAVIHVQSSGREEVTGANVLVAIFAERESHAAYFLQEQDMTRYDAVNYISHGIAKRPGASESRPVRGAEEEQENKAGEDAKKKGDALEAYCVNLNKKARDGKIDPVIGRNAEINRAIQILCRRQKNNPLFVGDAGVGKTAIAEGIAKRIVDSEVPDVLAAATVFSLDMGTLLAGTRYRGDFEERLKQVIKELEAHPNAILFIDEIHTVIGAGATSGGAMDASNLLKPALASGSIRCMGSTTYKEYRQHFEKDRALVRRFQKIDVNEPTVEDAIAILKGLKPYFEDYHKLKYTNEAVEAAVQLSSRYIHDRKLPDKAIDVIDESGAAQMLLPENKRKKTIGIKEIEATIATMARIPPKSVSKDDAEVLKHLEQTLKRVVFGQDKAIEALSASIKLARAGLREPEKPIGSYLFSGPTGVGKTEVAKQLANSLGVELLRFDMSEYMERHTVSRLIGAPPGYVGFDQGGLLTDGVDQHPHCVVLLDEIEKAHPDLYNVLLQIMDHGKLTDHNGKQVNFRNVILIMTTNAGAADLARQAFGFTRNKREGDDTEAINRQFAPEFRNRLDAIVSFGHLSSDVIGMVVEKFVLQLEAQLADRDVTIELSEPAKAWLIERGYDEQMGARPMARVIQEYVKKPLADEVLFGKLKGGGHVRVVIVKDEKDEDKIGFEFVDGPVAPKPEKLPNAKKRAAPRKPPKGGNDGPAGPTKGPLVKA; from the coding sequence ATGCCGACTTTCTCCCAGAGCCTTGAACAATCCCTGCACCGCGCGCTTGCGATCGCAAACGAGCGTCATCACCAGTACGCGACGCTGGAGCATCTGCTGCTGTCGCTGCTCGATGACTCCGATGCGGCCGCGGTGATGCGCGCGTGCAATGTCGATCTCGACAAGCTGCGCGGCAGCCTGGTGAACTATCTCGAGACTGAGTTCGAGAACATCGTCGTCGAAGGTGGCGATGATTCCAAGCCGACCGCCGGATTCCAGCGTGTGATCCAGCGCGCGGTGATCCACGTGCAGTCGTCCGGCCGCGAAGAGGTGACCGGCGCCAACGTGCTGGTGGCGATCTTCGCCGAGCGCGAGAGCCATGCCGCATATTTCCTGCAGGAGCAGGACATGACGCGCTACGACGCGGTCAACTACATCAGCCATGGCATCGCCAAGCGACCTGGCGCATCCGAGTCGCGCCCGGTCCGCGGGGCGGAGGAAGAGCAGGAGAACAAGGCCGGCGAGGACGCCAAGAAGAAGGGCGATGCGCTCGAGGCTTACTGCGTCAATCTCAACAAGAAGGCGCGTGACGGCAAGATCGATCCGGTGATCGGCCGCAACGCCGAGATCAATCGCGCGATCCAGATCCTTTGCCGCCGGCAGAAGAACAATCCGCTGTTCGTCGGCGATGCCGGCGTCGGCAAGACGGCGATCGCCGAAGGCATCGCCAAGCGCATCGTCGATTCCGAGGTGCCGGATGTGCTGGCGGCGGCCACCGTGTTCTCGCTCGACATGGGCACGCTGCTCGCGGGCACGCGCTATCGCGGCGATTTCGAGGAGCGGCTGAAACAGGTCATCAAGGAACTGGAGGCGCATCCGAACGCGATCCTGTTCATCGACGAGATCCACACGGTGATTGGTGCCGGCGCCACGTCGGGTGGTGCGATGGACGCATCGAACCTGCTGAAGCCTGCGCTTGCGTCGGGTTCGATCCGTTGCATGGGCTCCACCACGTATAAGGAGTACCGCCAGCACTTCGAGAAGGATCGTGCGCTGGTGCGCCGCTTCCAGAAAATCGACGTCAACGAGCCGACGGTGGAGGATGCGATCGCGATCCTGAAGGGTCTGAAGCCGTATTTCGAGGACTATCACAAGCTGAAGTACACCAACGAGGCGGTGGAAGCGGCGGTGCAGCTCTCTTCGCGCTACATCCACGACCGCAAGTTGCCGGACAAAGCGATCGACGTGATCGACGAGTCGGGTGCGGCGCAGATGCTCCTGCCGGAGAACAAGCGCAAGAAGACTATCGGCATCAAGGAGATCGAAGCGACGATCGCCACCATGGCGCGGATCCCGCCGAAGAGCGTGTCGAAGGACGACGCCGAGGTGCTGAAGCACCTCGAGCAGACCCTGAAGCGCGTGGTGTTCGGCCAGGACAAGGCGATCGAGGCGCTGTCGGCGTCGATCAAGCTCGCGCGCGCGGGCTTGCGCGAGCCGGAGAAGCCGATCGGCAGCTACTTGTTCTCGGGACCCACTGGCGTCGGCAAGACCGAAGTCGCCAAGCAGCTCGCGAACTCGCTCGGGGTCGAGCTGCTGCGCTTCGATATGTCCGAGTACATGGAGCGGCATACGGTCTCGCGTCTGATCGGTGCGCCTCCGGGTTATGTCGGCTTCGATCAGGGCGGTCTGCTGACCGACGGCGTCGATCAGCATCCGCATTGCGTGGTGTTGCTGGACGAGATCGAGAAGGCGCACCCGGATCTGTATAACGTGCTGCTGCAGATCATGGATCACGGCAAGCTGACCGATCACAACGGCAAGCAGGTCAACTTCCGCAACGTCATCCTGATCATGACGACCAATGCGGGCGCGGCTGATCTCGCGCGGCAGGCGTTCGGCTTCACCCGCAACAAGCGGGAAGGCGACGACACCGAGGCGATCAACCGGCAGTTCGCGCCGGAATTCCGCAACCGTCTTGATGCGATCGTGTCGTTCGGCCACCTCAGTTCCGATGTCATCGGCATGGTGGTCGAGAAGTTCGTGCTGCAGCTCGAGGCGCAGCTGGCCGACCGCGACGTGACCATTGAACTGTCCGAGCCTGCCAAGGCCTGGTTGATCGAGCGCGGCTATGATGAGCAGATGGGCGCGCGGCCGATGGCCCGGGTGATCCAGGAGTATGTCAAGAAGCCGCTCGCCGACGAGGTGCTGTTCGGCAAGCTGAAGGGTGGCGGCCATGTCCGCGTCGTCATCGTCAAGGACGAGAAGGACGAGGATAAGATCGGCTTCGAATTCGTGGATGGCCCGGTCGCGCCGAAGCCGGAGAAGCTGCCGAACGCCAAGAAGCGCGCAGCGCCGCGTAAACCGCCGAAGGGCGGCAATGACGGTCCTGCCGGTCCGACCAAGGGACCGCTGGTGAAGGCGTAA
- a CDS encoding MFS transporter translates to MTVSMRDGQTGNTPFDTADVRRRLKSIFVGSMGNLVEWYDFYAYTAFALYFAPKFFPHSDPVVQQLEAAVLFAATFLMRPFGGWLFGFLADRYGRRMSLTLSVVCMCFGSLLIAVTPTYETIGFAAPLVLAIARIIEGLSLGGEYGASATYLSEVADPAHRGFYSSFQYVTLIGGQLTAIIVLLLLQNVFLTDEELKSWGWRIPFVIGAGLAIFTAYMRRGMHETEAFEASKSAGKATGSIRTLFAYPRELLLVVGLTAGGTAAFYTFTTYMQTFVKLSVGLSENQTTLVIFGSLVFASLLQPLYGALSDRIGRKPLLIFFGVVGTLATAPLLFTLKEAQTPLQAMFLICAAWVFVAGYTSINAVVKAELFPTNVRAMGVGLPYALTVSIFGGTAPAIALWFKTQGHEHWFYYYLSGIIFLSLIVYTTMRDTKHASAMHRHT, encoded by the coding sequence ATGACGGTTTCGATGCGGGACGGCCAGACCGGCAACACCCCTTTTGATACCGCCGACGTTCGCCGCCGACTGAAGTCCATTTTCGTCGGCTCGATGGGCAATCTGGTCGAGTGGTACGACTTCTACGCCTATACCGCCTTCGCCCTCTATTTTGCGCCGAAATTTTTCCCACACTCTGATCCTGTGGTGCAACAGCTCGAAGCGGCAGTCCTGTTCGCCGCGACGTTCCTGATGCGCCCGTTCGGCGGCTGGCTGTTCGGCTTCCTCGCCGACCGCTACGGCCGCCGCATGTCGCTGACATTGTCTGTCGTCTGCATGTGCTTCGGCTCGCTGCTGATCGCCGTCACCCCGACCTATGAGACGATCGGCTTTGCCGCGCCCCTCGTGCTCGCTATCGCGCGCATCATCGAGGGTCTGAGCCTCGGCGGCGAGTATGGCGCCAGCGCCACCTACCTCTCGGAGGTTGCCGATCCCGCCCACCGCGGGTTCTACTCAAGCTTCCAATACGTCACGCTGATCGGCGGCCAGCTCACCGCGATCATCGTCCTGCTGTTGTTGCAAAACGTATTCCTCACCGACGAGGAGCTGAAGTCGTGGGGCTGGCGCATTCCGTTCGTGATCGGCGCCGGGCTCGCGATCTTCACCGCCTACATGCGGCGCGGCATGCATGAGACCGAAGCGTTCGAGGCCTCGAAATCGGCGGGCAAGGCCACCGGCTCGATCCGCACGCTGTTCGCGTATCCGCGCGAGCTCCTGCTGGTGGTCGGCCTGACCGCAGGCGGCACCGCCGCATTCTACACCTTCACCACCTACATGCAGACCTTCGTCAAGCTGTCGGTCGGCCTCAGTGAAAACCAAACGACGCTGGTGATCTTCGGTTCGCTGGTCTTCGCCTCGCTGCTGCAGCCGCTGTATGGCGCGCTGTCCGACAGGATTGGCCGCAAGCCGCTTCTGATCTTCTTCGGCGTCGTCGGCACGCTGGCGACGGCGCCCCTGCTCTTCACGCTGAAGGAGGCGCAGACGCCGCTGCAGGCAATGTTCTTGATCTGCGCTGCCTGGGTGTTCGTCGCCGGCTACACGTCTATCAACGCCGTCGTCAAAGCAGAACTGTTTCCGACCAACGTGCGGGCGATGGGCGTCGGCCTGCCTTACGCGCTGACCGTTTCGATTTTTGGCGGCACCGCGCCGGCGATCGCCCTGTGGTTCAAGACGCAAGGGCACGAGCACTGGTTCTACTATTATCTCTCCGGCATCATCTTTTTGTCGCTCATCGTCTACACCACCATGCGCGATACCAAGCACGCGTCCGCGATGCACCGGCACACCTGA
- a CDS encoding nitronate monooxygenase family protein, with translation MFEGNRVIAHTRSRYPIFQSPMTWIARAPLVSAVAAAGGMGLLESSARDLSMTTREFAAIRKATNQPFGVNLPVRYLQSDPKEERAIIDWLLEQGVHFMTTSAGDPGRYVRVLKDAGVIVYHATANLRGALKAVDAGVDGLIVEGAESAGMRNPDEIHSFALLQAVREKVDVPIVAAGGIVDGRGMAAAFALGAEGVTMGTRFVASVESPVHINYKNAIVDATITGTILTDNPPRARARGLRTPYALAVAEGSRERLPPGAQLEMLYVNGDVENTSGSAGESAGLIHEIKPVRQIIDDTITGFWREIDRLAALRR, from the coding sequence ATGTTCGAAGGCAATCGCGTGATCGCCCATACCCGGTCGCGCTATCCGATTTTCCAGTCGCCGATGACCTGGATTGCCCGGGCGCCGCTGGTGTCCGCCGTCGCAGCCGCAGGCGGCATGGGACTTCTGGAGAGCTCGGCGCGCGACCTGTCGATGACGACGCGGGAGTTCGCCGCCATCCGCAAGGCCACCAACCAGCCGTTCGGCGTCAACCTGCCGGTGCGCTACCTGCAAAGCGATCCGAAGGAGGAGCGCGCCATCATCGACTGGCTGCTCGAGCAAGGTGTCCACTTCATGACCACGTCGGCGGGCGATCCTGGCCGTTACGTACGCGTCCTGAAGGACGCGGGCGTGATCGTCTATCACGCGACCGCCAACCTGCGCGGCGCGCTGAAGGCGGTCGATGCCGGCGTCGATGGCCTGATCGTGGAAGGCGCGGAGAGCGCCGGCATGCGAAATCCGGACGAGATCCACAGCTTCGCACTGCTGCAGGCAGTGCGCGAGAAGGTGGACGTGCCAATCGTCGCCGCCGGCGGCATCGTCGACGGCCGCGGCATGGCAGCTGCATTCGCACTCGGAGCCGAGGGCGTGACCATGGGCACGCGCTTCGTTGCCTCGGTCGAAAGCCCGGTGCATATCAACTACAAGAACGCGATCGTCGACGCGACGATCACCGGAACGATCCTGACCGACAACCCGCCCCGCGCCCGCGCGCGTGGCCTGCGCACGCCATACGCGCTCGCGGTCGCCGAAGGTTCGCGCGAACGGCTGCCACCCGGCGCGCAACTGGAGATGCTGTATGTGAACGGCGACGTCGAGAATACGTCCGGTTCGGCCGGCGAAAGCGCGGGTCTGATTCATGAGATCAAGCCGGTGCGCCAGATCATCGACGACACGATTACGGGCTTCTGGCGCGAGATCGACCGCCTCGCCGCTTTGCGCCGCTGA
- a CDS encoding YnfA family protein: protein MTLPAYIGAALAEIAGCFAFWAWLRLDKPVWWLIPGVASLVLFAYLLTLVESAAAGRAYAAYGGIYIVASLGWLWTVEGIRPDRWDLAGALLCLAGAAVIIAGPRAA from the coding sequence ATGACCCTCCCCGCTTACATTGGCGCTGCGCTGGCCGAGATCGCCGGTTGTTTCGCATTCTGGGCGTGGCTGCGTCTCGACAAGCCGGTGTGGTGGCTGATCCCCGGTGTGGCCTCGCTGGTCCTGTTCGCCTACCTGCTCACCCTGGTCGAAAGCGCAGCCGCGGGTCGTGCCTATGCCGCCTATGGTGGCATCTACATCGTCGCCTCGCTCGGCTGGCTCTGGACCGTCGAGGGCATCCGGCCCGACCGCTGGGATCTCGCAGGCGCCCTGCTCTGCCTGGCCGGCGCCGCCGTCATCATCGCGGGTCCTCGCGCCGCCTGA